The following coding sequences lie in one Musa acuminata AAA Group cultivar baxijiao chromosome BXJ3-1, Cavendish_Baxijiao_AAA, whole genome shotgun sequence genomic window:
- the LOC135629485 gene encoding SNF1-related protein kinase regulatory subunit beta-1-like: MGNAAAKEGENGHGGPMEGSDRDAAVPSGPQQAVGQMACSPPESPRNSRSPRMSAPQIPVAPLQRAADTPPVFSQTWMNHSDGPFDPPIENGIATLITWGHGGKEVLVEGSWDNWTSRKALQTSGKDHSILLVLPSGIYHYKFIVDGELRFIPDLPHMAYETGHTVNILDVSDYIPEIVEGVSEFEAPPSPNSSYGGSFPVDEDYAKEPPMLPPQLHLTVLGSREAEGSSTKPQHVVLNHLFIEKGWASQSLVALGLTHRFQSKYVTVVLYKPMRRQ, from the exons ATGGGGAACGCGGCCGCAAAGGAGGGAGAGAACGGCCACGGCGGGCCGATGGAGGGATCCGACCGAGACGCTGCTGTCCCCAGTGGCCCTCAGCAGGCGGTCGGCCAGATGGCGTGCTCGCCGCCGGAGAGCCCCCGGAACTCCCGGTCCCCGCGCATGAGCGCTCCCCAG ATTCCAGTAGCTCCATTACAAAGAGCAGCTGATACCCCTCCAGTTTTCAGTCAAACATGGATGAATCACTCTGATGGACCGTTTGACCCCCCAATCGAAAATGGAATTGCTACACTCATTACTTGGGGCCATGGAGGGAAGGAGGTTTTGGTTGAAGGATCATGGGACAACTGGACTTCAAG GAAAGCATTGCAGACATCAGGTAAAGATCATTCCATCTTGTTGGTCCTTCCATCTGGGATCTATCACTACAAGTTCATTGTGGATGGTGAATTGAGGTTTATTCCTGATCTTCCTCACATGGCTTATGAAACTGGACACACTGTCAACATTCTTGATGTCTCT GACTACATTCCTGAGATTGTGGAAGGTGTTTCTGAATTCGAGGCACCCCCGTCGCCCAACTCCAGCTATGGTGGATCATTCCCAGTGGATGAGGACTATGCGAAGGAGCCACCAATGCTTCCGCCCCAGCTTCACCTCACAGTTCTTGGCTCTCGAGAAGCCGAGGGATCTTCTACAAAACCTCAGCATGTTGTTCTCAACCATCTCTTCATTGAGAAAGGATGGGCATCGCAGTCACTGGTGGCCCTTGGTCTGACCCATAGGTTTCAATCCAAGTATGTAACTGTGGTCCTTTACAAACCTATGAGAAGGCAATAG